In Ruania zhangjianzhongii, the following proteins share a genomic window:
- a CDS encoding WXG100 family type VII secretion target, which yields MNDLIAVDGTEAFHQFAASVEDPTKMLDYAPVVGDCYDAAKAFGEGDWAGGLQAAASAGTAIAAAVSDPLGTLMSSCAAFLLDYMPPLPQMLDVLAGNPALVMSIGETWVNVSRALTERAAALEAAMSQMLAKWRGAAADAYRARMEFLIGLTTGLSSAAMGIGCGFAVASTVVEFVRTIVRDLIADLVGRLISYVIETGATLGAALPVVIGQASIAIADTATSALKWTGTLTDAIKKAIAILEKLKAAIEAVDEAITEVTA from the coding sequence ATGAATGACCTCATTGCTGTCGACGGCACAGAGGCGTTCCACCAGTTCGCCGCGTCCGTCGAAGACCCGACGAAGATGCTCGACTATGCCCCGGTCGTCGGGGACTGCTACGACGCAGCGAAAGCGTTCGGAGAAGGGGACTGGGCCGGTGGGCTGCAAGCGGCCGCCAGTGCGGGCACAGCCATCGCAGCGGCTGTCTCAGATCCACTGGGCACTTTGATGTCCTCCTGTGCTGCCTTCCTGCTCGATTACATGCCGCCGTTGCCGCAGATGCTGGATGTGCTGGCCGGTAACCCAGCGCTGGTGATGAGCATCGGTGAGACCTGGGTGAATGTCTCGCGGGCGCTCACCGAAAGGGCTGCTGCCCTCGAGGCTGCGATGAGTCAGATGCTGGCCAAGTGGCGCGGCGCAGCTGCAGACGCGTATCGCGCGCGGATGGAGTTCCTTATCGGTCTGACCACTGGGCTCTCTTCTGCCGCCATGGGGATCGGGTGCGGCTTCGCCGTCGCCAGCACAGTGGTGGAGTTTGTCCGGACGATCGTCCGCGACCTGATCGCCGATTTGGTCGGCCGATTGATCTCCTATGTGATCGAAACTGGGGCGACCTTGGGCGCGGCATTGCCGGTCGTGATCGGCCAGGCATCGATCGCGATCGCCGATACGGCAACGAGTGCACTCAAGTGGACCGGCACGCTCACCGACGCTATCAAGAAGGCGATTGCCATTCTGGAGAAGCTCAAGGCCGCCATCGAAGCCGTCGACGAGGCAATCACAGAGGTCACCGCCTGA
- a CDS encoding sugar phosphate isomerase/epimerase family protein, which yields MARIGVQLMTVREKVTELGVAEVLRRLAAAGLPVIEVSQVAMTEENVAAMVRARGEHGVEFGALSGTMEAARPGANPSLVEEYDDVVAQCRSLGASRVRIGMMPLTAMRDLDSILAFCRAAEETAQRLAEDGIQLSYHHHHVEFARIGGRQVMDLINDEAPSLAWEIDVHWVARGGADPVRTLQRFAPRVDLVHLKDFRLTLPPAEVIDAAAAGDREAFGQFWGNPVQFAEVGSGNLEWGPIVEAGIAAGAEYLFIEQDSTYGRDPFEALAASRAALVELGYASML from the coding sequence ATGGCCCGCATCGGTGTCCAGCTGATGACCGTGCGCGAGAAGGTGACCGAGCTCGGCGTGGCTGAGGTGTTGCGCCGCCTGGCCGCCGCGGGACTGCCGGTGATCGAGGTCTCCCAGGTGGCGATGACCGAGGAGAACGTGGCCGCGATGGTGCGTGCCCGGGGCGAGCATGGCGTCGAGTTCGGCGCGCTGTCCGGCACGATGGAGGCCGCCCGGCCCGGGGCGAACCCCTCCCTGGTCGAGGAGTACGACGACGTCGTGGCCCAGTGCCGTAGTCTCGGCGCCTCGCGTGTGCGGATCGGCATGATGCCGCTGACGGCGATGCGCGACCTGGACTCCATCCTCGCCTTCTGCCGGGCTGCTGAAGAGACGGCACAGCGGCTCGCCGAGGACGGTATCCAGCTCTCCTATCACCACCACCATGTGGAGTTCGCCCGCATCGGCGGACGCCAGGTGATGGACCTGATCAACGACGAGGCGCCGTCGCTGGCCTGGGAGATCGACGTGCACTGGGTGGCTCGCGGCGGCGCGGACCCAGTGCGCACGCTGCAACGGTTCGCACCCAGAGTGGACCTGGTGCACCTGAAGGACTTCCGCCTCACCCTGCCACCGGCCGAGGTGATCGACGCCGCGGCCGCCGGCGACCGCGAAGCGTTCGGGCAGTTCTGGGGCAACCCGGTGCAGTTCGCCGAGGTCGGCTCCGGGAACCTGGAGTGGGGCCCGATCGTGGAAGCCGGAATTGCCGCCGGCGCCGAGTATCTGTTCATCGAGCAGGACAGCACCTACGGCCGGGATCCGTTCGAGGCGCTCGCCGCCTCTCGGGCCGCGCTGGTGGAGCTGGGCTACGCCTCGATGCTGTGA
- a CDS encoding WXG100 family type VII secretion target produces MNDLIAVDGTEIAHQFFASVEDPSTMLGYVPVVGDVVGYAQALGNGDWAGAILSGGAAVVGAVTAAVDPLGTLLSSCAAFLIDYMPPLPQMLDALAGNPALVQSIGETWTNVAGALTERAAELKAAMAQMLSNWRGAAADAYKARMEFLIGMTTALSAGAMGIGAGFMVASVVVEIVRTITRDIIADLVGRLIAYIIETGATLGVALPVVIGQAVTAITNTVTQAAKWSDDLVKTIKTGAEMTEQLKDALGHIQTVIGALNSGNSQAQSAGGG; encoded by the coding sequence ATGAACGATCTGATCGCCGTCGATGGAACGGAGATCGCGCACCAGTTTTTCGCCAGCGTCGAAGATCCTTCCACGATGCTCGGGTACGTGCCCGTGGTCGGGGACGTCGTCGGGTACGCCCAGGCGCTCGGCAATGGTGACTGGGCAGGGGCCATACTCAGTGGAGGCGCCGCCGTGGTCGGTGCCGTCACGGCCGCCGTCGACCCGCTCGGTACGCTGCTCTCCTCTTGCGCTGCGTTCCTGATCGACTACATGCCGCCGTTGCCGCAGATGCTGGATGCGTTGGCCGGTAACCCCGCGCTGGTGCAGAGCATCGGTGAGACCTGGACCAACGTGGCCGGTGCGCTGACCGAACGCGCCGCAGAGTTGAAGGCGGCGATGGCGCAGATGCTGAGCAACTGGCGGGGGGCCGCGGCCGATGCTTACAAGGCCCGGATGGAGTTCCTCATCGGGATGACCACCGCGCTCTCGGCGGGCGCGATGGGTATCGGCGCAGGTTTCATGGTGGCCAGCGTGGTGGTGGAGATTGTCCGGACGATCACCCGTGACATCATCGCCGACCTGGTCGGGCGTCTGATCGCCTACATCATCGAGACCGGTGCCACGTTGGGCGTCGCGTTGCCGGTGGTGATCGGACAAGCGGTCACGGCGATCACCAACACGGTCACGCAGGCGGCCAAGTGGAGCGACGACCTGGTGAAGACGATCAAGACCGGCGCCGAGATGACCGAGCAACTCAAGGACGCACTGGGTCACATCCAGACGGTGATCGGTGCGCTGAACAGCGGTAACTCACAAGCACAGAGTGCAGGAGGGGGATAG
- a CDS encoding YbaB/EbfC family nucleoid-associated protein, whose translation MSQDAGAQFAALHEQIQRSLADAMAASDEYTAEEPAKTGTGRSERGEATVTVDGKGLLRAVQFDHAVADLDAEELRTVTMDALQAAQEKVRPPSSGRSPAAALHDSTVADQLDAIFTEMKGQA comes from the coding sequence ATGAGTCAAGACGCGGGGGCCCAGTTCGCGGCCTTGCACGAGCAGATCCAGCGGAGCTTGGCGGACGCGATGGCGGCGTCCGATGAGTACACCGCGGAAGAACCAGCGAAGACCGGCACCGGCCGGTCCGAACGTGGTGAGGCCACGGTCACCGTGGACGGCAAGGGATTGCTCCGCGCTGTCCAGTTCGACCATGCCGTCGCAGACCTGGATGCCGAGGAGCTGCGGACGGTCACCATGGACGCCCTGCAGGCGGCGCAGGAGAAGGTGCGCCCGCCGAGCAGTGGACGGTCCCCGGCCGCTGCGCTCCATGACAGTACGGTCGCCGACCAGTTGGACGCGATCTTCACCGAGATGAAGGGACAGGCATGA
- a CDS encoding YbaB/EbfC family nucleoid-associated protein gives MADIFQSPEEAQAQIDQFREMAQKRGAAAERAVARMEEFSVEAWSTRREVRVALDSKGLVADLEFAEWAPTESPMTLSRAVQKAHDDALRKWKEGMDTIADEEYADAEELRVATKAAVQEAMPVDLDDEESE, from the coding sequence ATGGCTGACATCTTCCAGAGTCCGGAAGAAGCCCAGGCACAGATCGACCAGTTCCGGGAGATGGCGCAGAAGCGCGGTGCGGCGGCCGAGCGGGCCGTAGCGCGGATGGAGGAATTCTCCGTCGAAGCGTGGTCGACGCGGCGCGAGGTCCGGGTGGCTCTGGACTCCAAGGGCCTGGTGGCCGACCTCGAGTTCGCCGAGTGGGCACCGACGGAGTCACCGATGACCCTCAGCCGGGCCGTGCAGAAGGCCCATGACGATGCCCTCCGCAAGTGGAAGGAGGGCATGGACACGATCGCCGACGAGGAGTACGCGGACGCCGAAGAGCTCCGTGTCGCGACGAAGGCAGCAGTCCAGGAGGCCATGCCGGTCGACCTGGACGACGAGGAGTCGGAGTAG